The stretch of DNA TGCTTCGTTATCATTTTCGGATAGTTTACACCCAACGACGACATGAGTAGACGCTATCAATATTACCGTTGGATAGACTGTCGAAGAGGATAACGAAACTGGAAGAGAGGATAAAACCAAAAAGAAATAACAAAGCTTTCACAAAAATTATTCTTATGtgaaattaatatattttgaatgatgataataataaaattatctttttatccctACTCTTAAGATCATTTCTAAATGTGATAGCACTTAGGTAACTTCCGCAAATAGAGTTAACAACTTGAGAATAAATAAAGATAATGTATAATTAACCCATTTAAATATCACTTAAAGAATTAAGTGATGTACATATTTGCATTTAAGAGCTTAAACAAGTATAATGACATTATTTTCACACACTCATTCAGAATAAATGTAAGCACAACAGAACATAATTTAGTTGTGAATATGCTTCGCTAATTCTAGTGTGTTATACTCAAAAGCATTCatgtatgattataaataatACACTTACAGACCAATTCAGCATACCTACATTCTTATCTCAAATAATGAATCTTATTTTCACACATTTGGTTgtgataatataaaaatataatgaccAGTAAATGATATTTGGTGAAATATTATAGTCAACTTGAAATAAATATGGAACCTCCTTTCACCATTGAAGTTGCGTTGCTCAAAAAGATATGAGGTTCATCAGATACATACTCAAAAAGGTTCAATTGCTCAAACACCTTCCATTAGGGTTTACTTGAATGAACCCCTACCATGTTTTTCTAGCATTCCATTAACGACACCTGAAACTGCAATTTGACAGACACCACAGTGTATGATTTATACATCCAAAGGCTCAGATGAAGTTTCCTCGGTACTTCTGATCAGCAGTCTTGTTCGATGTGCCAAAAAACACCCAGAAGGCCAGATAGATTTGGAACATTAATCTTAATACATGACAGCAGATTTTGGTCAACGGGAACGACGTCATCACTCATCCACCAGGCAATGACAAAGTCAACCAGTGTTTCAGACAAGAATTAAAAGAGGCCATAAAGAAGCCACCTTGATTTGAACAACATTAATCCAAGTCCATGTCATTCTCCTTTCCATTGCTTCTACTCGTCCATATCTTGATGGTGCGGTCGTGTGAGACAGTTGCTATCTGCTGCCCATCTGAGAAACAAACCAATATCATAAAAAGATttccatttcaaatcataattacCAGTAAATTTTGGGCATGGTTTGGAAAAAGGAAGCTCCTGTTCTGGAGCTGTGAGATCTATAAGAATGCAACAAGAGGTAATAGAAATGAAAAGACAAATTACCAGACGACTGGATATAAATACAGTAAAACCAGTTCTATTTTCTTAAATCAAATAGTCCTTTCACAATGTGTTCCCACACCATGAGGCTTTGTGAAGGCTTATATGGTCAATCACCATCATTATCATCCATGCCTTTACTGAATTATATGGGTTGGGGTTGCCGATGGAGCACAGAAAGAGGACTCCATCAAAGGCACAACACAGTTTAACAATCAACTACCAGCCTGATATCAGTCCTCTCTAGTTGGCACCAAATACCCAGCATACCAAAACTTTCACAAAAACATCTATAATGCTAGATTTCTGGTAGGAACATGATTTAGGCTCATGCAACCCAAGGTGCACTATCAAAATTTCTCTAGCATTAAAcgaagtcaataaggtagagacaAGATAATTTGCTAAAAGCAAGAAAAGGCGCAAGAACAAAAAGATACCACCCCAGGGTAAAAGCATATACAACCAAATTCTTTAAAATTACTTCGGTGAATTTTTCAATATAAGCAGAGCAAAGTTTTAAACAATACTGGATTGGCATATGTAGGTTGACAAGATACACTGCCATACACCAAAAAGATACACAGAAAATTGCTTTACATGCTGATGCTTATGGGTATGATTGGTACACCAATATACCAATAGGGGATTGAACTAGTATGGTATTGTCTTATAATGGATTGTTAGAAACCTTGAATAGAAGTATTGCTACTAACCTCTTGTTATATCCAAACTCGTGATCTTAGCTTCATGTCCAGACAAAGTTTTGATAGGCTTGAAATCTTGAGCCGACCAAACCTAATACCAATCAGAAACCCCACTCAGACAAAGAAGCAAAAGATATGTCCACAAAATGTTTCATTTACTACGAGAAACATACCATTGCTTTAGTGTCATATGAAGCAGTAGCCAGAAAAAAGCCTTCCTGGGGTTCAAATTTTACTTGTGAAATGAGGTGCGAATGAGCTGGTATTGTATACAAACTCTTTCTTTTTCTCAAATCCCATATACGGCACGTATTATCCTCGCTACCAGTGGCTAAGCGATACCCATTAGGAGAAAAGCTAAGTCCAAGAACCTGTTACGTGACCCTAAACATTAGATACTTACAAGTTACAACAGTATGaaaatgcaaaaagaaaatgatcACATTATGAACCTTAAATGAACATGCATGCAGATCATCAATGATGAGAAAGGAGTATCAGAAGAATACAACAGTTTTCTAGTTGAAGTGCCTGTTACTTACTGGCTTAACATGGCCTTCAAAGGCAAGAATGCTTCTTCCAGTACGAAGATCCCATACACGAGCGAGTGCATCAAGACCAGATGATGCTGCTAAAGATCCGTCAGGATGGAAACAAATCCCATATATGCTCCTACTATGCCCCTCTTGAAGTAATAACTCCATCCCAGTATTAATATCCCACAATCTCCATGTCTTATCAAAGCTAGCAGTTCCTATGTATTTTCCTGATGGATGAAATGCAACACGAGCAAGACGATCTAGGTGTCCATCAAATGACCGTAAAAGAGACCCATCAGTGTTCCATAATTTTGCAGTATGATCAGCTGAGGCTGTTACAATATGGTTATCAACAGGAGAGAATGCCACATCAGTTAAACGCTCCGTGTGACCCTTTAAAGTTGCAACTTTCGTTACTTGAGGCATGCTCCATAATTTAGCAACCCCACTAAAAGCACTGAGAGAACAAACAGAAAAATATTAAATCTATGCTTTTATTCTAAAATTCACATCAGTAGGCAGATCTAGGAACAGGTATTTTCATTAACAGCACTAACATCTTCAACAGCAGCATAAATGAAGCAACTCCTTGTTAATGTGGAAAATTTTCTTCAGAGACTTTATAAAAGACTTGTAATCAACCTATACAGTCTCATCTGTTTAAAACTATAGTCTCTAAAACACCTTCCGATATAATTTTCTAACAACAAAGACTACCATCACTTCAACAAGGACCACTGCAAGGGGAAAGGAGAGATAATGAAGACTACTAAGACAAAGAAAAAGACTTTGGAATATCAACATGCTATGTAAAAATAAGAAGGATATAAGGATAAAGAGAGATTGCTGGTGTGCATATCTTTAGTACATGGAATTCATGTTGGCAACATAGGGGCACTGACATATATGGCTTCTTATTGATGTTACAGTCCACATTGATGCCACATATGGCATGACCAAAGATTTTCCAAGCCTAGCCCTTACACATGACTATCAAACCTATCACAAACTTGAAAGCACCAGCAAAGGATTTTTAAATCTCAGTGCGACACTGGTTTCAGCAACCAATTGGACTGAAATTGCATGCTTCAGTAatatattttgatcttttatttggaaaaaaaaaagactgagTTCTTATGCAATGGATTTTAAACACTGCTTTAAATCAGGAAAGCCAAAAGGAGCTCCAATATGTTGCTTCAGAAAATCAGATTTTTCCTATTTTCGGAATGAATTAGGTAAGTTTAACCAATAGATACTAATACTCTGTCCTACACAGTACAAAAACAAAGTTTCTTAAATCTGTTAAAGAAGGACATATGGCTGCATGGATGTACACCTACATGttcagtgaaaaaaaaaaaaatcattgtttCTGGGCATCATTTTTCTCTTTTcccttcttatttttcttcatcaCTAAAAACCCTTCTTTGAAGCTTGAAACAGCTGGAGAAACTAAGCTTCTATCCTATTTGGAATTGCAAAGTCAAAAGTAACGTACAGAAAATAACATTTTAGCACCTAAAGTGAAAGAAGTCAGCTGTCATCTGACACTATTCCAGCTAACTGATTACAGCTCTATATCGTGCTACATTGGATTTGATTGTCATTTATATGCTATAAACCGAAGATGTTAGCCCATCAGCATGTTTTAAGAAGAAGTTCTGGtaaatttttcatctttattttcaggCCTGATGGTCCACCCCCAGTCAAGAACCAATCTAACATGTTGAATTTCAGCAGAAAGCCAAAAGAAGTCTTTAGATATTACATACATGACATATTGCTAAACTCTAAAGGCAATGTGTTGGTATTGATCATTTCAGATCAATTCTCCTTGAATCAGAGAATACCCGATAGGAGGGTCATAACTTAATAGACAAGGACCAACAGGGGTTGTGATCGTTAAAGCCTTGAGATAAATAGCTTTCTCAACAAGGAGGAGCTCTACATCCTCTAGTAGCATTTGTGCCATTGCATCTACATCTACCAAAGGTTGGTGAATATgttctttgattcgatgaggagaCAAAAGAACTACAGGACATCAACGAGAAGTTGATCAAAAAGTAACTTGTAAGTTCAATATGAATGCCGAAGAACTACAGACACTAAGACATGAGAGCCATACTGTCAAATTTATCCGTTCAGAGGCTAGCTAGCACTCTAAACAAACTCAAGAAATAGAACAAGAAGCCAACAAATTTCCCAGTGCCCCAGTAAAAGATAGAGATGACTAACCCTCAGTAacccaagagaaaagaaaaggttcTATGTAAAAGATTAAATGGTACCTCGTGGCGAGCATCGTGCCATCATGAGAGAAGGAACACCCGGAAAGCGGCCGGTCATCCCCGATCTCACTGCATTCAAGGACTAACCCGCCTGCCTGATTCACTACAAACTCGGCCTCAGCCTCTTCATCCTCGTCAGGGtcgtccctcctcctcctcgccctctcGAGCCTAGCCTTCGCCCTAGCGACCGACCACTTGGCTATCTCCACCCTTGTCTCAAAAAGCTCTTTCGATCCTTCCGTGTAGAAGGGGTACTGATGCGGTCCCTCATCCTCGGCGGCAGCTCCGGCGGTCGTCACTGCAGCCTGCTCGTCCTCGTGGGCCTTGAGGAGGCGCTCCAGCTGGCCCTCGGAGTCAAGGCGGACCATGATGGACCGGAGCCGGTCGCGGCGCTCCATCTCGCGC from Musa acuminata AAA Group cultivar baxijiao chromosome BXJ2-11, Cavendish_Baxijiao_AAA, whole genome shotgun sequence encodes:
- the LOC135626702 gene encoding U4/U6 small nuclear ribonucleoprotein PRP4-like protein translates to MEDDAPRTLNPAPPPPDHAPAPPVPAALGPPPPIAPIPVPPVLRASVGSDSDREGSIPRPSADDYEVSEESRLARERQEKLVQELLMKRRAYAMAVPTNDSAVRARLRRLGEPVTLFGEREMERRDRLRSIMVRLDSEGQLERLLKAHEDEQAAVTTAGAAAEDEGPHQYPFYTEGSKELFETRVEIAKWSVARAKARLERARRRRDDPDEDEEAEAEFVVNQAGGLVLECSEIGDDRPLSGCSFSHDGTMLATSAFSGVAKLWSMPQVTKVATLKGHTERLTDVAFSPVDNHIVTASADHTAKLWNTDGSLLRSFDGHLDRLARVAFHPSGKYIGTASFDKTWRLWDINTGMELLLQEGHSRSIYGICFHPDGSLAASSGLDALARVWDLRTGRSILAFEGHVKPVLGLSFSPNGYRLATGSEDNTCRIWDLRKRKSLYTIPAHSHLISQVKFEPQEGFFLATASYDTKAMVWSAQDFKPIKTLSGHEAKITSLDITRDGQQIATVSHDRTIKIWTSRSNGKENDMDLD